Part of the Candidozyma auris chromosome 4, complete sequence genome, CATGAGTTCTTGGAGGCGATCGGGAACGATTTCTTCTCAGGTACCCTGAACCGTCGTCACGACCTCTTCTTTCATACTGCTGGTGCTGACCATAGACACCATTACGATCGAAGCCATTGTGGCCTTGTGGAGGCATTGGAGGCATGCCAGGATGTGGAGGCAAACCCTGACCGTTAGGAACAGGAGGCATACCGGGCATTTGGGCACCTGGTGGTGGCGATTGAGCAGAGCCTGCACCGCCTTGCATCTGCTGTAACATGTTAAAGAGCTGACCTTGCTGAACCTGAGGGATAGGAGGAAGCTGAGACTGCGACGCCTGTTGTATTGGCTGAGCATTCTGAAAGCCGGGGCTACGGATACTCTGGTTCTGTGGCGCTGGAGAGCCACTCTTGTTTTGGCTCCCGCCAGCAAGCGCCGACAATTGAGATAAGATATTGGCAGCattattgttgttgttgttgtttgaAGGCGCTGCTTGCAGTGTTCCTGGAGAAGCGACAGCAGGAGGAGTAGGAGTCTCGGTCTTCTTTGCCAAGGAGGCCAAAGTCAGCAAGATATTTCCTGAATCGCTTGCGTGGTTGGATTGACTAGAATTAGCTGGAGCACCAGAGGCAGCAGAGGCACTAGaggaagcagcagcaggaggTGGTGGGGGAAGCGATGACTTCTTATTTGGAGGACTACCAGGAGGCGTGGCAGAGCGGAAGTGCTTGTCTCTCATGGCTGCCAAAGTGGCAGGAGAGAAAGTAGCAGCACGCTCCCAAATGTCCACGAGCTTGGAGATCTTAGTGTTGGTAGAAGGCACAACCAGCAACAGCATGGCGTCGTCCATGATGGACTCGATTAATTCACTAATCTTGTAAACACCACTGGCAAAGGAACCTTCAGGAGCAGATGCATCTATAGCTTCacctctcttctttgcctcttctttgtaGACCCTCACGATGGAGTCCACAACATACAAGGCACCCAACTTATGTGAAGAGGGAGTAGCTTTGCAACTGTTGTACAAGGCAGAAACAATTTGGGATCCGTCCTTAACATTAGCCACAGCAATGTCGGTGAGTTTCTTGATACGAGACCCAGAGACACCTGGGGCCTTTAAAGTGGGTAACTCCTTTAGTATGGACTCAAACTCCGAAACAGCAGACATGATTACAACTAAATAGATCGCAACGAGACTATGTCTTCTACTAAGAAGTACTTTTGTGTTTTATCTTTGGTCAAAGTCTGACGTCGATGTTTTGAGTTCTGCGTCCTagtctttctcttctgttCCTCAGGTCCTCAGGAGAATCCTTCGTTTACGTTATTACTAAACAACCGAGGTTGACAAAAAATACAAATACGTTGTCTTTTGGAACAGTTACTATAAAACCGGATGGTTTTGGAGGGATTGGTAggtcttttttttggttgGATGATACTGCCAcgagaggaaaaaaagtggTATCTACTCAGGGGCGTGTGGGATCACCAACGCTGGTGCTTTAATAGCAAAGTGGGTTGCACACGACTCGAGAGTGTCCCCCCTGTCTGCAGGCGAATACGGTGGACTAACCTACAAATTGTACCTCAACTTGACATAAGAAGCCACCAAAGGGTATCGAAAGCTACTTTTTCCAGGTGTACAAAAGTGGCTTCCATAGAACTTATGTTGATGAAGCTTCATGTCGTGCCCAGATTTACGCTATCTAGTCTCCTGAACATGGAGGTCTGGTCTGAGATATACCTCGCGGTTGAAAAATTCGTTACATCTTGGATCTTCAAATCCATAAGCTTATCCGTAACTTCAGCAGTATCATGCTAGGCACGTCTGTAAAGACAATGATTAGGTGCTACAGCACAGAGGCAGCACCAGCTATACGGTCGACGCTTCTTTTGTCGAGAAATCCGGTTATCACTGCCGACATGCCTGCGTTTCAGAAACAGTACTATAGATACCAAAAGGAGTTGTGGAAGAGATTAATGTGGACGTTCCCCAAatggttcttcttcagacCTGGTACCGTTGCCGAGCTCAAATTTCGTGAAATAAACAAGAAACCAATTCACGATAACCCAAACATCGAGTTCATTGGCGGTAGACCCGATGTGCAGCATGATAGAGATAGAAGGTTTAAGCAGGAAATCAAGTTGCCTCAAACATACGACGATAAACTGAAGCCTATTGACGAGTTATCGAAGAGAATTGTCCCTAACTCCAGAACAACCGAGGCTGACAAAAAGAACGACATGATGAGTTTAGAGAGGAAGCTTAGTAGAACGTTATACCTCCTAGTGAGTGAGGACGGCAAACTGTGGAACTTCCCTTCATTTGCCAACGAGGATCTTCCGCTACATAAAACCGCTGAGGCTGGTGTCATTTCGCTTGCAGGCGATCAATTCAACTACTTCAACGTCTCCAAGACCCCATGTCACGTTCACAACTCCGGTAACGACAAGCtgttcttcatcaagctGCATATCTTGCTGGGTAAGTTTGAAGTGAAGAACCCAGCCACGAAGCACTTGTGGTTGActaaagaagaagtgggcGAGcatttggaggagaagtATTTTCAGGAGATCGAGCACTTGTTGAGTGATATATAAAGCATAATCATGTACATAGACTAAAAAGCAAAGACATTACGGGAGTTGCAATCGAAACTTTTATGTAAATAAGCTATGTATCTTTTTTGCCCTTGAGCGCCTGTTCGGCAGCCCAGACAGAGCGATCAAGCACTGCTCCGACAGTTAAAACGCCGGCAATGGAGCTGATCACTCCTAACACGAATCCAGACCAAGTCTTGGCGTATTCTTGTCTATTGATGATCTTCATCGGCGAAATGTCAAAGTGGAAGAACGTGCCTGGCACTCCTCCTCGGGCATGCATGGTGTTTTGGTGGTCGTCATCCCTACCACCTATTACTGGTCTATCGTGGGTGATGACAGAGAATTgatttgtttcttctggaGCCTGCCTTCCCTCCAAATATTCGAATCTGGTTGAGACGACTGATAAGTAGTACAGAGCCACATgatctt contains:
- a CDS encoding Nrd1 complex RNA-binding subunit, coding for MSAVSEFESILKELPTLKAPGVSGSRIKKLTDIAVANVKDGSQIVSALYNSCKATPSSHKLGALYVVDSIVRVYKEEAKKRGEAIDASAPEGSFASGVYKISELIESIMDDAMSLSVVPSTNTKISKLVDIWERAATFSPATLAAMRDKHFRSATPPGSPPNKKSSLPPPPPAAASSSASAASGAPANSSQSNHASDSGNILSTLASLAKKTETPTPPAVASPGTSQAAPSNNNNNNNAANILSQLSALAGGSQNKSGSPAPQNQSIRSPGFQNAQPIQQASQSQLPPIPQVQQGQLFNMLQQMQGGAGSAQSPPPGAQMPGMPPVPNGQGLPPHPGMPPMPPQGHNGFDRNGVYGQHQQYERRGRDDGSGYSRRNRSRSPPRTHGSPGTQDKSLSHGFAPHEGERNIPGAPHYRPRNVGFDNTIPQGSFKVMSRTLFIGGVPRGMDERSLASHLRPYAEVQSVILNSERKHAFVKVYSRREAEAVIQSFNKDGALPLRTRWGVGFGPRDCCNYQHGVSIIPIVRLTDADRQWVVEAEWGGTGGQPLVSGIVIDEPDIEIGTGISSKAMSKKMPTNSTRNGPKSNRPGESEDQYVKTSMGSRPDFNGYNNQQANPLSGLFANSPPPGYPGQMPMQQMPPQQQPPQGYPPNFGNPQNPNLGAQLANFFQNGGQQ
- a CDS encoding mitochondrial 54S ribosomal protein mL46 gives rise to the protein MLGTSVKTMIRCYSTEAAPAIRSTLLLSRNPVITADMPAFQKQYYRYQKELWKRLMWTFPKWFFFRPGTVAELKFREINKKPIHDNPNIEFIGGRPDVQHDRDRRFKQEIKLPQTYDDKSKPIDELSKRIVPNSRTTEADKKNDMMSLERKLSRTLYLLVSEDGKSWNFPSFANEDLPLHKTAEAGVISLAGDQFNYFNVSKTPCHVHNSGNDKSFFIKSHILSGKFEVKNPATKHLWLTKEEVGEHLEEKYFQEIEHLLSDI